The Luteitalea sp. sequence CATTCGTGTCGTCGTCATCGACGGGGGCGACGCCCTGCGAGCCGTGCGGCGCGAGACTGACTGGCCTGGCTTTCGGGCCACCTCGCGTGCCCTCGCACTCGGCTGGCGCATCGCCGGTCTCGCGCGGCAGCACGATTGCCTCCACGCCAACTCGCAGAAAGCGTTCGTCGTCGCCTGTTTGGCTGGCGTGCTCGCTCACCGGCCGGTGATCTGGGATCTCAACGACTTGCTGATCCCGGCGCACTTCAGCCGCACGAACATCCGAATCGACGTGGCGCTGGCGAACTACGTGGCGCGCCGGGTCATCGCCAATTCCCAAGCCTCGGCCGCAGCCTTCGTCGCCCAAGGTGGTCGCCAGGACAAGGTGCGCGTCGTCTACAACGGGATCGCGTCCGACGCGTTCGATGCCGTGACCGAGGCTGACGTCGAGGCCGTGCGACGAGAGCTGCAGTTGGATGGGAAGCCGCTGGTCGGCCTGTTCGGTCGCTTGGGAGAGTGGAAGGGACAGGACGTCGCGCTCGAGGCCATGTGCCACCTGCCCGACGTGCGGCTGCTGCTGGTCGGCGACGCCTTGTTCGGTGAAGAACGCTACCGCGCCGCGCTACGGACGCAGGTCACCAGACTCGGGCTGACCGATCGCGTCCGATTTCTCGGCTTCCGGTCCGACGTCCCCCGCCTCATGCGTCTCGTGCAGGCGGTGTTGCATACCTCCAAGGCGCCTGAGCCGTTCGGCCGCGTCATCGTTGAGGGCATGCTGGCCGAGCGACCGGTGGTCGCCACGCGTGCCGGCGGTGTCGAAGAGATTCTCGAAGACGGCGTGACGGGCATTCTGGTGTCGCCCGGAGACCCGGTAGAGCTCGCCACCGCCGTGCGGGACCTGCTGGCGAACCCTCAGCGCGCGAATGAGCTGGGGAAAGCCGCGCGTCGCAGCGCCAAGGCGCGCTTCAGCGTCGACACGATGGTACGGGGTATGACCGAATACATGGAAGAGGTGGTGTACTCATGACCCTCCTTGGAGCCGCCGCGGGTGAGCGTGGCTCGTCGAAGCTCCTCGACCGCGGGCTTTCCTCGCCGAACGCATGCGACGGCAGGCTTGCCCGCCGAAGCGCGGAGCGCGAAGGCGGTCCACGCGTCAGCGTCGTGGTGCTCAACCACAACTACGGGTGCTATCTGAAGCAGTGCCTCGACAGTGTGCTGGCGCAAGACTACGAGCCGCTGGAGGTCATCGTCGTCGACGATGGGTCGACCGACGACTCCCGCGCGGTGATCGAGTCATACGACGGCCGCGTCATTTCCGCATTCAAGCCGAATGGCGGGGTGGCCTCCACGATGAATCGCGGGTTCGCGCTGAGCCACGGCTCCGTCGTGATCTTCGTGGATGCCGACGACTTTCTCCTGCCGGGTGCCGTGGCGGATCATGTGCGCGCACATCGCGATCCGGAGGTCGTCCGATCGCAGGCGTACCTCACGATCCTGAAAGAGGCCCCGTATCCGCTCGACACGATTCCCGGCGAGCCACCAGGTGAAGGCGACTTATGCGACCTGGTCCTGGCCCGAGGGCCAGGGGCATTCATCTCGGCGCCGCAATCGGGCAACGCCTGGGCTCGCCGTTATCTCGAACAGGTGATCCCGCTTCCCGAAACGCTGAAGGGGATCGGCGCGGACTCGTTGCTGATGGACACGGCTCCCCTCTTCGGAAAGATCGTGGCCTTGAAGACGGGACCCCGCGCGGTCTACCGCGTCCACAACAACGGGATGAACGCGGCCAAAGCCGGTCTGACGCCGGCGCAGATCCGCAAGACCGTCGCCCGGCAGGAGGCGCGCGCGTGCCGGCTCGAGGAGGTCGCCACGTCGCTGGGCCATGCCGTGGACAGGTCAGAGTGGAAGTCCCGGAGCTGGCGACTGCTGACGTTGGACTACTTGGCTGGTCGTCTCGGTGATGAGGGCATGATCGTGCCGCTCACCACCCATTTGCGACCGGTGTGGAGGGTCCGCGGGAATGCGCTGAAGCGGCTCTTCCTGGCCGCGGCGCTTCTGTGTATCCGCATCGCGCCCACGCGCCTGTCGCTCGTGCTGACCGGCCGAATCATCAACCCTCGATATTTATAGCGCTCACTTCATGGTCGACCGTTGTGCTCGTGTCGCCGTGCTTGTCGCCGCCCTGGTGCTGGCGTGCTCGTGGCTGAGGCCGTCCCGGTCAGCCAGCGTGTCGCTGCCGGCGGCGGCCGATAGTCTCGTCGACTCGGTCGGGGTCAACATTCATCTGCACTACGACAAGACGCCATATCGCGACCGGTTCGCGCTCATCAAGCGTCGGCTGCTAGAGCTCGGCGTCCGTCACGTGCGGGATGGGCTCGTCGACACGACATGGCGGCGCTACTACGAGCGGCACAACGAGCTCGGTGAAGCGGGCATCAAGGGCACGTTCATCACGGCACCAGAGCAGAGTGTCGAGCTCTGGACGGACTATCCCACGCGGGTGAAGAGGAGTTTCGAAGCCTACGAGGCGCCCAATGAGTACGACATCAAGGGGAGGAGGCCCGACTGGGCGCCCGTCCTGAGGGATACACTCA is a genomic window containing:
- a CDS encoding glycosyltransferase gives rise to the protein MRSRVLFIDHVGTLGGGELSLIDVARAYRGTSTVVLLADGPFRERLAKEGIRVVVIDGGDALRAVRRETDWPGFRATSRALALGWRIAGLARQHDCLHANSQKAFVVACLAGVLAHRPVIWDLNDLLIPAHFSRTNIRIDVALANYVARRVIANSQASAAAFVAQGGRQDKVRVVYNGIASDAFDAVTEADVEAVRRELQLDGKPLVGLFGRLGEWKGQDVALEAMCHLPDVRLLLVGDALFGEERYRAALRTQVTRLGLTDRVRFLGFRSDVPRLMRLVQAVLHTSKAPEPFGRVIVEGMLAERPVVATRAGGVEEILEDGVTGILVSPGDPVELATAVRDLLANPQRANELGKAARRSAKARFSVDTMVRGMTEYMEEVVYS
- a CDS encoding glycosyltransferase, producing the protein MTLLGAAAGERGSSKLLDRGLSSPNACDGRLARRSAEREGGPRVSVVVLNHNYGCYLKQCLDSVLAQDYEPLEVIVVDDGSTDDSRAVIESYDGRVISAFKPNGGVASTMNRGFALSHGSVVIFVDADDFLLPGAVADHVRAHRDPEVVRSQAYLTILKEAPYPLDTIPGEPPGEGDLCDLVLARGPGAFISAPQSGNAWARRYLEQVIPLPETLKGIGADSLLMDTAPLFGKIVALKTGPRAVYRVHNNGMNAAKAGLTPAQIRKTVARQEARACRLEEVATSLGHAVDRSEWKSRSWRLLTLDYLAGRLGDEGMIVPLTTHLRPVWRVRGNALKRLFLAAALLCIRIAPTRLSLVLTGRIINPRYL